A region of the Falco peregrinus isolate bFalPer1 chromosome 4, bFalPer1.pri, whole genome shotgun sequence genome:
GTACTTTGCATGAACTAAAAGTTAAGGTACACAAACCGTTTACCCAGCAGAGATCAGAATTCAGGGTTCCCCCCTTTCGTCATCGCAGGTGCCTGTTACTGCGCTCAGTTAAAGTAGATGATGGTGAATCCATTCAGAGCTGTGGATTTCCTCATTGGGGCTGCCCACCAAAACATCTGAGGGGACAGCCCTCCTTCGTAAGTTGTTGAATAATCATTAAGTATTTTGCTCCCTCCTTGTCCCTGTGAGCAGTAATTTACATGTTTGTagtcaaaaataattttaaaatatttttgtattttaatgcagTAACAACTTCTAGCTGTTTCTTGGGTCAGGACccatcttctttttaatttaggaGTGAAAAAGGCTGTTTAgagccttttgtttttaatcaggCAGAGTAGCTTTTTCACTTTCATGAATTTCAGCAGGATTGCATTGTGGGAAGATCTCACCCACTTTGCTGTACTGAAATAATAGACTCTTCATGTAACTTCTCTGTGTAGGTTCCTGGAACTTTGTGGACATTGCCAACATGTAccaattttaaaaaggcaaacaacGCAACACTTTTAAGTATGAACCAGTGTTGAAAAGTATGTAGCACAGTGACGGATTTTAAAGTAAAGTCACAGACTGTAATGAaagttcctttcctttttgctgtaGAATTATTTTGGTATTACTGTAATTCTTTACAATGTAGTTTTCTCGGGCATTCTTGAGTTTGGGTAAGGATTTACCCTAGGAGGAATGGGAGCTTGTGTAAGCACTGTGTACAGTTAGAATAATGAACAAATCCTCAGTGGAGTTCATGTGAAGGTTTTTAGTCTTCCGTATTGTATGTTTTCAACTTTGTTTACTTGTGTGCCATTGTAAATTGGTGGCTTTGTGATGCCACAGGGTGCAAGCAAGTGCATTAAAAtaatgctgctgcagaggattATTTTTGCAGGAAGGAGATTACTTCCCCGCCcccagatttttaaatacagggATATCAATAGGTGCTGGAGTCTTGTTaattcatatatatgtatttttacagcaCAAATGAAATGGCATGTGAGTTTTACTGGAGTAGCTCTGCAGCATCTGTCTCTGCATGTTGTTGCTCAGAAATCTGTAGCAAGAAAGTGATTGCATAGACCCCTTTGAGGGAAATACAAGCTAACTAATGCATTTACATCAATTACTGCAAGTGGTTTGCTCACCAGAGGAAATGATATCTTGCGTATTTAAGAGAAGCAGTATTAGAAGGGGAAATGTTTCCTTAGCTTTGTGTTATATCTCAGAAAACTAATCTAAAGCAGAAGTAGATGTTGTAAAAATACACATCTTAACAATAACTTAGTTCAGGCATGTTGAGCACTGTCATTAGaatgattgctttttttaattgttattatgGCACTTCTCAAAAATCTACTCAAAACTCCCCAATGACCacaataaataagaaaaatgctgtgttttggagggaggcagagaagaTAGCTATTTTAATAGCTGCCTTCAAAAACTTTATATGACTTTAGTCTACAAACACATCTCTTtgttaagttttctttttaagattaaattcGTGAGAATTAAGTGGTCAGGTTTCATGAGCAACTGCGTTACAATCTGttgtgtgtgtgagaaaaagcaagaatatATAAATTAAGGGAAAAGAATCCTGAATTTTCTGGGGTGGTGCTAAGTGGTGAGCAAAGGGaggaaaacagatttataaaaAGATTTGATGGTATGTAACAACAGAAGGTGTACAGAACTTTCCTCAGCCTCACATAAAAGGCAGGGCTCACTGCGATCCAGTTTTGAGTACGGGTTGAAATTgtagggggttttgttttaacttaAAATTAGCTAATTCTTTTGCTTACATGCAGATGTCAAAGATGGGTAGAGAACTGTCGAAGGGCAGATTTAGAAGATAAAACTCCAGATCAACTCAACAAGCATTACAGATTGTGTGCTAAGCATTTTGAGACTTCTATGATATGTAGAAGTGTAAGTAAAACCAAGCATTTATCGCATCTTGCAAAATTTGACTAATGCTTTTCATCAGAATGCTGCATTTTAATCTTTGATCTTCTAGGTAACTTATCCCTGGGAAAATTAATCTCTTAGTCTTAATTGAGATCATTGTCATGGTCCAGGGCACCACGCAGGCTCGCAGATGTTGGCACAAAGGCTGAGGTGGAAACGAGCAGTCGGGGAAGAGAagagcagaactgctgctgctggtttaaCATGTTTCTGGAGCACTAATCTTCACTGCAGTTCTCCTCATGCTAAGCAATGCTCATTTTGTTTATTGTCACTAGATGTTACAACACTGTATAAATTTATTTGGTATAAGTGTGTAAGCTTACATACTTATAATTACTTAAAATCATTAATGTGCTGTTACAGAAGTGTGTACATGGTGTGATCAGGTTAAATTACACTGTTGTGACCAAGAAATTTAAACATGCATCTGTCAAGCTTTTGGTTCCTGTTACGTTTCATCCAGCTAAAATCATGGCAGTGTTTTCTGCTAATGAAATAATGGCTTTCAATTCTTTTTGTTAACAAGATAATGTTGATTTTAAGAGCTTATGTAAGAGTAGGAAACAGTGGACCTGGGGCTTTGTATCGAGTTTGAATTTCACTCTGATATATAGGTAAAATCAGTCCTTTAGTTAAGAAGGATAATTAAACTATGCAGGTCAGACTGTGAGGTCCTGGTCATATTACATGTGACAAGGTCTCTCATTAGCCCGCAcctcagaaacaaacaaatgaatattGAAGGTAATTCTGAATATGAAAAGAAGCTTTATGAATCTTGGTTTGTGTGAAACTTATTTCAATCTAATGACAGGTATAAATATCATACTTACTGGAAATTAGTCAATTTAGACAACATAAGTTTACAGTATATCCAAATACAAAAGTTTTACTTAGTATTTAACTGCTAGAAACATTTACATGATATCTAGAAGTCTTTTCCTTTTCGTGCTCTTTTGGCAgataaatttttctttaatatgacCTTTTACAGTAGTGTTTTGTCGAATTTGTAAGTCTACATAAAGAAGCCAGTTGAATACTTTcacaatgaaaatgtttatgtgATTGTTTATAGAATTGTGAAATAAGTgataaaaaacaaagcacaataGTAACaaagtgtttcctttttgaTACATAAATGTCTCTTTATCCGAAATgtatgtttgggggttttttaatcataatatttcagtaaattaaaattattgcaTCTGGGGTCCTTGATGTGAAGATAAAAGGGAGGAAATAATatctgtggtttgggttggggttttctttAGTACCTCTCCTCATTTTCAGTGGTCTCTTGATATCCCTGAAATGCGAATTGCATAGCATAGCTTTCTGTTCTTCAAAcatcagaaagtaaaaatacttttttttttttttaaaaaaagcatggcATCTgaaatttttgggtttttttgtgcacACGCAGTGAGAATTCCCCAAAGAAATACCTCATCTAGGTGTCTGTCTTCTTACAGAGCCCTTACAGGACAGTTTTACGGGATAATGCCGTGCCAACTATATTTGATCTTACAAGTCACCTGAACAATCCCCACAGCAGACAcaggaaaaggataaaagagCTCGtaagtttttaatgaaagatattttttaatattaaaacaataaaGGCAAGTAAGTTCATGTGAAACTTTTATGCAAAAATGTCAAGTAACAGTACTAAGCACTTGAgtgtttgcattttctgtacTGCCTATTCTAGTATCTTTTTGTGGATTATAAGTTAAATGCCCAAATACTATACTGATGTAAATTCTGTCTGCTAAGGAAGGTTTGATGAAATAATCCGGAAAACGAAATGTGTTGGTCCAGAAGTGATTCTGTCTTCCAAAGAAAGTGCATAACTTCCTTTTGCTTGTTATTACAGCGCTAACTGAATACAACTTATGCACGGTACCCTGAAATTCATGCTACAAATTGATTGTGATCTTCAGTTCACCCATTTAACTTTTGAAATCTGCACCAATTCAGATGTGTATTTTAGCTTACTGTTCTGGAAAGATAATCTATGTATAAAAGCAAGATCAAGAAGTGTTTTTTGTGGAATTGTGTCTTACTGATACCTCTTTTGTGTGATTTATAACCACAGGGACTAGAGACACTTTTTCTATAAGTAAGCTGACAATTAAGAGGAATTCAACTCCTAAACTCTGCTTGTATGTTGGAAGATTACAGCCAATTTTTAAACTTCTTCGTGAGTTCGAGTGTTTATTGAGTGAAAATAAGTTAAAGATGTTTCTGTCTACTGACAGTGCATGCTCATACTGAAACAGAATACTTGAATGGAATCTCTTTACTAATAATTATTACAAACACCTTATATAAGTATGGGAGTCTTAGAAGTAGTAGCAGGTGATTGTCATTTAGTTAGTAGATACGTGCTGTGATAGCAATACACTACCTGAAGAAACCTCCTTCTCTTGCACCTTCTAGCGCTTACTGGTAAATATTAATGCCCTTAAAATGGTCTCATTTGCAGAATTTGTATCTGGTCTTGATGTGTTCTAATATTTGAAGGACATGTGCTAGACATCATCAatacaattttgttttgttttgtttttttgtaagaGTGAAGATGAAATAAGAACACTGAAGCAACAAAAGAGTAAGTGAGCAAAATAACTGAGTtcataaaaaaattgtttactaAGGCTGACAAGGTAATGCAGGACACATAACTAAGTTCCTACATATATCAGGAGGATAATTGAGTTCCTGTTTGATTCAAACAGGCTGTCTAAACTCTTTGTGAAATACTCATTCACTTATAAACTGGAAACATTCTTCTCTGGGCTCCGGCAACTTAAAAAGTAATGGGGGTAGTAAGGGAAAGCAAATCTTACGGGGTTTTTTGTTCATGTTATCTTGACACTtacagtattttactttttgtagTTGATGAAGCTTTTGAACGGGAACAGGCAACTCAAGAATTGAACGAAAGCAATGAACAAAATACTGTCTcagaagaaggaggggaagaacaagaggaagaagCTGGCCCCTTGACattggaagaaagagaaaacaaagattacCTTAAGTCTTTGTTTGAAATTTTGATCCTAATGGGCaaacaaaatattcctttgGATGGCCATAATGTTGACGAGCTGCCAGAAGGTATCTTTACTTCAGATAACTTTCAGGCTCTACTGGAATATAGAATAAATGCTGGAGACGAAGTTCTGAGGAAACGATTTGAGATGACTGCAGTCAATCTTGAGTACTGTTCAAAAACTCAGCAGAAACAAATGCTTGAGATCTGTGAAAGCTGTGTTAGAGAAGAGACGCTGAGGGAAGTAAGAGACTCACACTTCTTTTCTATTGTCACTGATGAAGTAGTAGACATAGCAGGAGAGGAACATTTGCCAGTGTTGGTGAGATTTGTTGATGACGCTCATAATCTAAGAGAAGAATTCATAGGCTTTTTGCCGTATGAGGCTGATCCTGAAATTTTAGCCGTTAAGTTTCACGCAACTATTACTGAAAAGTGGGGTCTAAACATGGAGTACTGTCGAGGTCAAGCCTACATTGTCTCCAGTGGGTTTGCTTCTAAAATGAAAGTTGTGGCTACAAGACTCTTGGAAAAGTATCCACAAGCTGTTTATACGCTGTGTTCCTCGTGTGCCTTAAATGTTTGGCTAGCAAAATCCGTTCCGGTTGTTGGTGTTTCCATTGCATTAGGAACAATTGAAGAAGTTTGCTGTCTGTTTAATCAGTCTCCAGAATTACTAGTAGAACTGGACAACacaatttctgttctttttcagaacAATGAGGAGAAGGGTAATGAGCTGAAGGAGATCTGCCGTTCTCAGTGGACAGGCAGGCATGATACTTTTGAGGTTTTGGTGGACCTCATGCAAGCATTGGTGCTGTGCTTGGATGCAGTAAGCAGTGACTCATCCGTCAGGTGGAACAACTTTATTACCGGTCGAGCATTTGTACTTTCAAGTGCATTGACAGATTTTGACTTCATTGTCACTATCGTAATCCTGAAAAATGTTCTGTCTTTTACAAgagcatttggaaaaaatctCCAAGGACAAACATCAGATGTGTTTTTTGCAGCTAGCAGCTTAACAGCAGTGTTGCATTCTCTGAATGAAGTGATGGAGAATATTGAAGTTTACCATGAATTTTGGTTTGAGGAAGCAACAAATTTGGCTACAAAACTGGACGTACAAATTAAACTCCCAGGAAAATTTCGCAGGGCACAACAGGGGAACTTAGACTCTGAGGTAACATCAGAAAACTACTACAAAGAAATCCTTAGTGTCCCCACAGTGGAGCACATTATTCAAGAATTAAAAGATATATTCTCAGAACAACATTTAAAAGCTCTCAAGTGTTTATCGTTAGTGCCCTCAGTCATGGGGCAGCTCAAATTCAATACTTCTGAGGAGCATCATGCGGACATGTACAAAAATGACTTGCCTAATCCAGACACGCTTTCTGCTGAGCTTCATTGTTGGAGAATCAAGtggaagcacagaggaaaagataTTGAACTTCCAGCTACTATTTACGAAGCACTTCACTTGCCTGACATAAAGTTTTTCCCTAATGTTTACGCACTGCTGAAAGTCTTGTGCATACTTCCAGTGATGAaggtggaaaatgaaaaatacgAAGTGGGACGAAAGCGCTTAAAGGCATACCTGAAAAACACCTTGACAGAGCAAAGGTCAAGCAACCTAGCTTTGCTGAACATAAACTTTGATATAAAACATGACTTAGATTTAATGGTGGACACCTACATTAAACTCTATCCAGATAAAGTGGAATTTCAAGACGACCTCAAACAACTCTGAAGGAGCAGAAGATGCTTAATTTTTTAAGCTCTAACCGATCTgttgaaacagctttttattaatTGAGTTTcaatgctgaggaaaaaaattgtgaaattaaaaaaatcattgcagttgtatttctattttaggTCTCAAACAGAAGAAGCTGTGGTCAGTGACCCAAGTTATGTTTTGTTAGTCTCATTAAATGTGttatgcaagcaaaacaaagcctgAAAATAAGCCCATGCTCTTGGCAGAGGTGTTTTCTACATCCGATTGACTTAACTAGGTGCTGGTTTATGTTATTGCATCATGGAAAAAGTACGTTGTGATTGTAGATCTGATGGGGCAGTTATATATTTGCTCATGAATTAGGATAAGgacaccacccccccacaccacaagatattaaaaaagagGATAATCCATTTGAGTTCTGTTACTTAGGATTTTATTCTtgaaaactttttgaaaaagtCTTTGCTGTATATTTAAATTGGCATTTTGGAGAGTGGATTCAGCTATTGCACGATCCCCGTGCTGCGGACTGTTCTTGGTGTAAAGTGAATGTTAGTAATATAGAGGTACGTTTACGGTTTCATTGGGAGAGTCAACCTCTTTAATCTCACGATGGCTGTTTACATTCCTTTGTGTGAgacacaatttttctttttctttaggctTTTAACAAGCATGGCAGGAGTATTGAAACTCCTAAAAGACactaaaaacttaaaatttattttacaaacatttaaatCTGTTAGTTCTATCCTGACTGACACAAACCCATGCATCTTACTGTCTATTTGTAAACTCATGCAGGAAAGATTAAAACAAGAGTTTGTTGTTTGTCTAGAAGTAAGtttgaaaatattgctgtttatttttggcaagaatgaaacatttttgtacagtttattgcaatttaaaataaaatgtgaattgCTTTGTACATAGTATTGAATTTCTTAGTAAAGCTGTGCCTGAGAATGTGTGTTCTTTTGTAAGGTACCTTTAAGTTTTGGCaattttttctccattgttCTTGCAATTCTAGTGAGTGGCATTGTATTAAGACACAGGAAACATATTTTGAGATGGCATGAAATACAGTGTGTTTTTAATTGTGGAAGTTCTGTCTAACTGAAACAGGTGGAAACTGATTAAATTTGAAATGGTTGAAAAGTTAAGTTTTGCAGCTATCTGATGCATGTCAATTTTATAACATTTATAGTTGTCTTTTATATACTTCCCAGTTGGAAAAGCCCCCAGCAACAGAGAGTTGCATGATTATAGGGACTATGACAAATACAGTTCTTAATATTTAACATGGTCAAACAGTAAGaataaatttggaaaaaaacaacccaacaaccCAACACTTCACTGAGTAGCCTTGGATATTAAAGTGGCTATGTACATATTAAGAAATGCTTTCAGCAGCATTTATTTACATTGGAGTAGTAAAAATTACTCTTAAaaagttttatcttttctttccactgctATTAGTTATATGCTTTCTGGCATGGTTTCATGTTAATGCAATTGTTGTCTCGATCAGTAAAAAGTGTTTTAGCTAATAGCTTGCTCTGTTCTTCTTAATAGATGAAAATAGCCCAAATCTATGTTAATGCTATTAAAGGCATTTTGTAATTAGAAGTTATATAGAAAATTGTCCTCTTTTTAAAGATCTCAAttgcaattttaataaaataaataaatctttcctaTCCTGGGAACATCTGTGAGTTCCCTTGCTAAATGCAACAAAGCGAGGTGGTCGTGACCTCTGAGCTGGTAAGCCCCACACCAGTAAAGTCAGGTTGGATGAGCCCAGGCTTATAGGGATaatcagagaaggaaaattgaTACCCAGTGCTGTGTAATtggccagcagagctgaagacTACTTTCTGACTGTGTAAATGAGATCTTTTTGACCAATGTACTGAGGCAAATTGAAGAAGGGAAATGCAGTAAAACACTCCTTTAGCTACTGAAGTGTCTTCCGGAGCTCAGCTGAGACATATCGTTGTGACTAGCGTTGCTAATTAGCTGGCTCCAAGAGCCTTGATTGCTTGTTGTGTTCAGTCGTTGCTTTGCCCTTCACAGAGATGCTTAGATTGTAATCAATCAGAAGCTGCTTATTTAGCCTATTTGAATTGTCCTGTTGGTAAGGAATGCCTCATTTTTTAGATGCATCAGTGCATCGCTTAGGAAGCTGTAGCAGGTAGTCTGAATAGCGATGGTTTGGCAGGATGCGGAGAACCACAAGAATCACAGATTGCAGTGGTAGTTACCCCTTTAACTGAAGAGAGTTGTGCAGAGGAAAACCATTTACTGCAGCTGTAGTGGCTCCCTTCTTATTTCTGCAGGTGCAGCAAAAGGGTGTGACTGAAGTAGAATCTGGTAACATAATTGTAAAGAGAATGCTATTGCTAGAGCAGGTCAGAGACTGACAGAGAAGTGTCTGAAAATGGGACAAATAATCACTGAAGGTAAactttgcttccatttttttttttacagattctTGAGACAGAGGGAATTATCATCTTAAACATACTGCCCTGAATTGGCAGGATGTATTTCCAAGGTATATCTGAGGTATTTACCTTGCTTTGACCTGGCTTTTAGCACATTCTGTGTAATGAAGTGACAGGTctgttcaaattattttaagtatCACTGCTGAGATACAATTTCAGTGAAAGTGGGTTTTCCTTAGCTGCTCAGCTGATTGTGCTTTGAAAGCAATGCTTGTTTCTATATacaaaatctattttcttttcccatgtgCAGAATTCCTGTTTGAAAACAGGAAATGCTGttagaaaattcagaaattgcTTCTTTGAAAAATTAGCATGTAGCATTCTGTCTCCTGTAGTGTTATTTCTGTCACTGTCTGCAGAAGTCCTGCTTGTTTGGCCATGAGGGTTTTGCTGTAAAGAAGCAGAGGACCAGAGCCGCTTAATGATTCCGGGTGCAGCTATCCTGTTCCCCCCACGTGCTGTTTCTGTGCAACACTGCAAATCTCGAGTTGCCAGAAACATCCTAGTTACTCCAAGGAGatgaaaataaatctctttccTGGATCTGTTTCAGGCAGCAGTTGCTAACCTAGAATAACAATAGGTGTTATCCCAAAGTAGGCTTAACATTCAGTAATTTCCAGACCCCTAATGCTGCCTGCTTTCCCTAAGGAAAACAGTACTTACAAATCTGGGTTTTTAGATCTTGATTGATCTAGAAAACCCTAGATCATAAGTAATGAGGTGTTGGCAAAAAAATTGAGTTGGAAGTTTTAGACACATCTTCAGCGGTTTCAAAATAGATGCATGTTCATCATAAGTTTGCTTTACAGAGTAACACTGTTAATCAAATCAAATTCAATGTGCATGTTCCATAATGCAATAATTGTTCATTTTATTATTGCTATAGTTGTCCgatgtttctatttatttcaatgtagcaagcttgcttttttcttaaaaccatGCCTGTGTGTCTTCTGTTTTAGCTGGCAACAGTTATCCCTGGAAGCGTCCTTGAAGGCAAGGCAGGTGCTAGTAAAGTTTGTTCAGTGAGACTGAGAAGCAGTAGTGCAACAGTGACAGAGCAGATGCCCGTGCAGTCCCATTCTTCTATTTTGTAAGTGTTTTGCATAAGACTCCCCAACAACCCCCTGTGCATATTAACTGACATCACTGCTCTTCAGGAATATATTAGTTTCCTAGCTGTAGAACTTGGGCTACAGACTAAATGATGGCCTTTATCATCCCCCAAGGCCACCTGTGCTATCTACAGACCTCCAACAAACCCTTGTGCA
Encoded here:
- the THAP12 gene encoding 52 kDa repressor of the inhibitor of the protein kinase isoform X1, whose protein sequence is MPNFCAAPNCTRKSTQSDLAFFRFPRDPVRCQRWVENCRRADLEDKTPDQLNKHYRLCAKHFETSMICRSSPYRTVLRDNAVPTIFDLTSHLNNPHSRHRKRIKELSEDEIRTLKQQKIDEAFEREQATQELNESNEQNTVSEEGGEEQEEEAGPLTLEERENKDYLKSLFEILILMGKQNIPLDGHNVDELPEGIFTSDNFQALLEYRINAGDEVLRKRFEMTAVNLEYCSKTQQKQMLEICESCVREETLREVRDSHFFSIVTDEVVDIAGEEHLPVLVRFVDDAHNLREEFIGFLPYEADPEILAVKFHATITEKWGLNMEYCRGQAYIVSSGFASKMKVVATRLLEKYPQAVYTLCSSCALNVWLAKSVPVVGVSIALGTIEEVCCLFNQSPELLVELDNTISVLFQNNEEKGNELKEICRSQWTGRHDTFEVLVDLMQALVLCLDAVSSDSSVRWNNFITGRAFVLSSALTDFDFIVTIVILKNVLSFTRAFGKNLQGQTSDVFFAASSLTAVLHSLNEVMENIEVYHEFWFEEATNLATKLDVQIKLPGKFRRAQQGNLDSEVTSENYYKEILSVPTVEHIIQELKDIFSEQHLKALKCLSLVPSVMGQLKFNTSEEHHADMYKNDLPNPDTLSAELHCWRIKWKHRGKDIELPATIYEALHLPDIKFFPNVYALLKVLCILPVMKVENEKYEVGRKRLKAYLKNTLTEQRSSNLALLNINFDIKHDLDLMVDTYIKLYPDKVEFQDDLKQL
- the THAP12 gene encoding 52 kDa repressor of the inhibitor of the protein kinase isoform X2: MICRSSPYRTVLRDNAVPTIFDLTSHLNNPHSRHRKRIKELSEDEIRTLKQQKIDEAFEREQATQELNESNEQNTVSEEGGEEQEEEAGPLTLEERENKDYLKSLFEILILMGKQNIPLDGHNVDELPEGIFTSDNFQALLEYRINAGDEVLRKRFEMTAVNLEYCSKTQQKQMLEICESCVREETLREVRDSHFFSIVTDEVVDIAGEEHLPVLVRFVDDAHNLREEFIGFLPYEADPEILAVKFHATITEKWGLNMEYCRGQAYIVSSGFASKMKVVATRLLEKYPQAVYTLCSSCALNVWLAKSVPVVGVSIALGTIEEVCCLFNQSPELLVELDNTISVLFQNNEEKGNELKEICRSQWTGRHDTFEVLVDLMQALVLCLDAVSSDSSVRWNNFITGRAFVLSSALTDFDFIVTIVILKNVLSFTRAFGKNLQGQTSDVFFAASSLTAVLHSLNEVMENIEVYHEFWFEEATNLATKLDVQIKLPGKFRRAQQGNLDSEVTSENYYKEILSVPTVEHIIQELKDIFSEQHLKALKCLSLVPSVMGQLKFNTSEEHHADMYKNDLPNPDTLSAELHCWRIKWKHRGKDIELPATIYEALHLPDIKFFPNVYALLKVLCILPVMKVENEKYEVGRKRLKAYLKNTLTEQRSSNLALLNINFDIKHDLDLMVDTYIKLYPDKVEFQDDLKQL